The following proteins are encoded in a genomic region of Sphingopyxis sp. YF1:
- the ychF gene encoding redox-regulated ATPase YchF, giving the protein MGFKCGIVGLPNVGKSTLFNALTETAAAQAANYPFCTIEPNIGNVAVPDARLEKLAAIAGSKKIIATQLAFVDIAGLVRGASKGEGLGNQFLGNIREVDAIVHVLRCFEDDDIQHVENRVDPVADAETVETELLLADLESLEKRVPAFAKKAAQGDKEAKIAASVLGQALDLLREGKPARLTQPRDDEEARVLRTAQLLTSKPVLYVCNVDEGSAANGNAFSEKVFAKATAEGAQAVVVSAAIESELVTMDMPDRMEFLSEMGLTETGLARVIRAGYELLHLITFFTVGPQEARAWTVHTGATAPEAAGEIHSDFQKGFIRAETIAYDDYVTLGGEAKAREAGKLRAEGKAYVVHDGDVMHFLHS; this is encoded by the coding sequence ATGGGTTTCAAATGCGGGATCGTCGGCCTTCCCAATGTCGGCAAGTCCACCCTCTTCAATGCACTGACCGAAACGGCGGCGGCACAGGCGGCGAACTACCCCTTCTGCACGATCGAACCGAATATCGGGAACGTCGCGGTCCCCGATGCGCGGCTCGAAAAGCTCGCCGCGATCGCGGGCAGCAAGAAGATCATCGCGACCCAGCTCGCCTTCGTCGACATCGCCGGCCTCGTGCGCGGCGCGTCGAAGGGCGAAGGCCTCGGCAACCAGTTCCTCGGCAACATCCGCGAAGTCGACGCGATCGTCCACGTGCTGCGCTGCTTCGAGGATGACGACATCCAGCATGTCGAAAATCGCGTCGATCCGGTCGCCGACGCCGAGACGGTCGAGACCGAGCTGCTGCTCGCCGACCTCGAAAGCCTCGAAAAGCGCGTCCCGGCCTTTGCCAAGAAGGCCGCGCAGGGCGACAAGGAAGCCAAGATCGCGGCGTCGGTGCTCGGCCAGGCGCTCGACCTGCTGCGCGAGGGCAAGCCCGCGCGGCTGACCCAGCCCCGCGACGACGAGGAAGCCCGCGTGCTGCGCACCGCGCAGCTCCTGACCTCGAAACCCGTCCTCTATGTCTGCAACGTCGACGAAGGCAGCGCCGCCAACGGCAACGCCTTCTCCGAAAAGGTCTTCGCCAAGGCCACCGCAGAGGGCGCGCAGGCTGTGGTCGTTTCGGCCGCGATCGAAAGCGAACTGGTGACGATGGACATGCCCGACCGGATGGAGTTCCTGTCCGAAATGGGCCTCACCGAAACCGGCCTCGCGCGTGTCATCCGCGCCGGTTACGAACTGCTCCACCTGATCACCTTCTTCACCGTCGGGCCGCAGGAAGCGCGCGCGTGGACCGTTCACACCGGCGCCACCGCGCCCGAAGCGGCGGGCGAGATCCACAGCGATTTCCAGAAGGGCTTCATCCGCGCCGAAACGATCGCCTACGATGACTATGTCACGCTGGGCGGCGAAGCGAAGGCCCGCGAGGCGGGCAAGCTGCGCGCCGAGGGCAAGGCCTATGTCGTGC
- a CDS encoding CAP domain-containing protein, with protein sequence MTRCLRYALPILTLALVGGAAVATPRSFEADVLAELNRFRGDPAGYARVLRGYRPRFAGKLLRGEDEGEIDILTHEGVAAVDEAIRDLRPARPLARLERGEVLARAAADHVSVQSRSGAVGHYTKGRGPGERVRARGGGPYVSEVITYGHHGPASVVHQLLIDDGVPDRGHRHSLLRETHRYAGVACGPHKVHRTMCVILMAPTPDGSPPPPPVRPAAKAQ encoded by the coding sequence ATGACGCGATGCCTCCGATACGCCCTGCCGATCCTGACGCTGGCGCTCGTCGGCGGGGCCGCGGTGGCGACCCCGCGCTCCTTCGAAGCCGATGTGCTGGCCGAACTCAACCGCTTTCGCGGCGATCCGGCGGGCTATGCGCGGGTGCTGCGCGGCTATCGGCCGCGCTTCGCCGGCAAGCTGCTGCGGGGCGAGGATGAGGGGGAAATCGACATATTGACCCACGAAGGGGTGGCCGCGGTCGACGAAGCGATCCGCGACCTGCGTCCCGCCCGTCCGCTCGCGCGGCTCGAACGCGGCGAGGTGCTGGCGCGCGCGGCCGCCGATCATGTATCGGTGCAATCGCGGTCGGGCGCGGTCGGCCATTATACGAAGGGTCGCGGGCCGGGCGAACGCGTCCGGGCGCGGGGCGGCGGACCCTATGTCAGCGAGGTCATCACGTACGGCCATCACGGCCCCGCCTCGGTCGTCCACCAGCTGTTGATCGACGACGGCGTGCCCGACCGCGGCCATCGCCACAGCCTGTTGCGTGAGACGCATCGTTACGCCGGGGTGGCCTGCGGCCCGCACAAGGTTCACCGCACCATGTGTGTGATCCTGATGGCGCCGACCCCCGACGGATCGCCGCCGCCGCCGCCTGTGCGGCCGGCGGCGAAAGCGCAATGA